Proteins found in one Solitalea lacus genomic segment:
- a CDS encoding RagB/SusD family nutrient uptake outer membrane protein has product MKNKTIYGILGLPLIALLIGGCSQYFEVNPDMRTELNTADKVGQLLVTAYPTSDYLLFTEAASDYAIDRGPGSYSRDDIARESYLWTDIPEMDGKNTPNTYWLAMYRTIAAANQAIEAVDDNNFGVKGQQYKGEALLCRAYAHFMLVSIFSKAYHINGDNSSMGIPYLTVPEKVAFKDYDRGTVASVYENIEKDLVEGMKLIKGLTFKSPKFHFNMQAANAFAARFYLFKGDYDKVIEYSSAIFPENNFRPNLRPVGTRMKNNSNTFTPIFTGTQENFNLLLTNVTSSFAMTFGSSRYGFGKDARRFLDTVTVAGKPFSNYFLTISGTEDKLLVAKYTTNTPTTVQCLFSADEALMNRAEAYINKGNYELALNDLNDFAAVRIVNYDAGTDVITESKVLSFYKTTDLKEGLMKTLLDFKKQGFVQEGIRWFDINRLGIEIIHRVYNDNYNATYDVLKKDDLRRVFQLPPSVTLSGLPKNPR; this is encoded by the coding sequence ATGAAAAATAAAACTATATACGGGATATTGGGACTACCATTGATTGCCCTATTAATAGGGGGCTGTTCTCAATATTTTGAAGTCAATCCGGATATGCGAACCGAATTAAATACGGCTGATAAAGTGGGCCAATTGTTGGTTACGGCTTATCCTACTTCTGATTATTTATTGTTTACGGAGGCGGCATCTGATTATGCAATTGATAGAGGTCCGGGTAGCTATTCACGCGATGATATTGCCAGAGAAAGTTACTTATGGACCGATATTCCAGAGATGGATGGTAAGAATACGCCCAATACCTATTGGCTAGCCATGTATAGAACTATTGCTGCTGCAAATCAGGCTATAGAAGCTGTTGATGACAATAATTTTGGAGTAAAGGGACAACAGTACAAAGGAGAGGCCTTGCTGTGCAGGGCTTATGCACACTTCATGCTTGTTTCCATATTTTCAAAAGCATACCATATTAACGGAGATAATTCCTCAATGGGAATTCCTTATCTAACAGTTCCTGAAAAAGTAGCTTTTAAGGATTATGACCGGGGTACTGTAGCTTCTGTTTATGAAAATATTGAGAAGGATTTGGTGGAAGGAATGAAATTAATAAAGGGTCTTACATTTAAGTCTCCCAAGTTTCATTTTAATATGCAAGCTGCAAATGCTTTTGCTGCCAGGTTTTATCTTTTTAAAGGCGATTACGATAAAGTAATTGAATATTCCAGTGCCATTTTTCCGGAGAATAATTTTAGACCGAATTTACGACCCGTGGGAACAAGAATGAAGAACAATAGCAATACCTTTACCCCTATATTTACAGGTACCCAGGAAAATTTTAACCTTTTACTGACAAATGTGACCAGTTCTTTTGCAATGACCTTCGGATCGAGCCGTTACGGTTTCGGCAAAGATGCAAGGCGCTTCTTAGATACTGTTACTGTAGCAGGAAAACCTTTCTCTAATTATTTTCTTACTATATCGGGAACTGAAGATAAGCTTTTAGTTGCTAAATACACTACCAATACTCCTACTACGGTTCAATGTCTGTTTTCTGCCGATGAGGCCTTAATGAATAGGGCTGAAGCCTATATTAATAAAGGTAATTACGAATTGGCATTAAATGACCTTAATGATTTTGCTGCTGTTCGAATTGTGAATTACGATGCTGGCACGGATGTAATTACCGAAAGTAAAGTGTTAAGCTTCTATAAAACGACCGACCTAAAGGAAGGCTTAATGAAAACCCTATTGGATTTTAAGAAACAGGGATTTGTTCAGGAAGGTATTCGTTGGTTTGATATCAACCGGTTGGGGATAGAAATTATTCACAGGGTTTATAATGATAATTACAACGCAACGTATGATGTGTTAAAAAAAGATGACTTGCGTCGTGTTTTTCAATTGCCCCCAAGTGTAACACTTTCCGGTTTACCTAAAAATCCTAGATAA
- a CDS encoding SusC/RagA family TonB-linked outer membrane protein has translation MKITAALMLIFMTCVYGNGKAQKVSLSLRNAKLEYAFKEISKQTKYKFLYNDELLKNSRPINLNIENESLPEALSKLLSNNNMVYRIFNETISISASTESVAIVDQVKGTVRDEFNQPLPGATVSVKGTSVATVTNAQGEFTLNAPPNATLVVRFLGYKDKEVTIGNQKSFTIKLDLDAKTLNAVSVVATGYQNIDRKLFTGAATKINAKDVERAGVPDISRMLEGQVAGVSIQNVSGTFGAAPKIRVRGATSISGDNKPLWVVDGIILEDIVNISNEALSTGDPNTLIGSSVAGLNPDDIEGFSILKDAAATAMYGARAMNGVIVVTTKKGKQTEGAPQINYSSTFTSYLKPSYEHFDMMNSAEQMAVLLEMERKGGFSHGSSKSSANGGIFVKMYDQMYNYDPTSDSYGLRNDQASRNQYLERYADANTNWFDILFKNSLLQEHSLSYSSGSSKSQTYASTSFTSDGGQTIGDKVKRFTANLRTNFKLSESFSGELLFNGSIRDQRTPGTLGRTSNSALGSSSRNFDINPYNYALNTSRLMTPYDKDGNLEYFRRNFAPFNILNELENNYITLGLNELKVQAGFKYKIIPKLTYSADGSYRYASTNRKHYVMENSNMVGAYQAYGNDPAIIYQNPFLFADPSQPWAVPSVVLPDGGFYNTNTDNLVSLYARQNLEYDATFNEKHRLNVFGSMEVRSTDRQSDNFSGVGYQYSNSGLVHPDYKYFQNAQYQNSPYYGMGYTKDRFAAMMLRAAYAYADKYSFNFTTRVDRSNMLGKTKAKGKSLGWLPTWNVSGSWNIDQEKFFNQNGWFLSGARVRGTYGLVANLGNARNKSVLLTNGMTSRIIETDKEQYVQIASLENADLTWEKLHELNIGSDLSFFNNKVDVTLDWYKRNIFDLLGPIITSGIGGQVQKIANYASMSARGFEATIAGYPIRNENFKWRTSFNFAHNENKITDLKISPNWLNLVRAEGGPLVGHPQRGLYSVQFDGLSPNYGYPTFISETGARNTTKVDFESTNVDYLKYHGPVDPTWTGGFYNQVGYKNFTLSFLFNFSMGNYVRMAPVFTATLSDDVGMSREWLNRWMVPGDEKQTNIPTIMDPLVGLTSNPEYAYSAYNNSDARVAKGDFVRLKNISLSYRVPKRLSDRLRMRNLEFTVLANNIALLYSDKKLHGADPEFFGSGGVALPVPKQFTFSLKTGF, from the coding sequence ATGAAAATTACAGCAGCTTTAATGTTGATTTTTATGACCTGTGTTTACGGCAATGGAAAGGCCCAAAAAGTGTCACTTTCCCTCCGTAATGCCAAGTTAGAATATGCTTTTAAAGAAATAAGTAAACAGACGAAGTATAAATTTTTGTACAATGATGAGTTGTTGAAAAATTCAAGACCTATTAACCTGAATATTGAAAACGAGAGTCTGCCAGAAGCCTTGTCAAAATTGTTGTCCAACAATAACATGGTTTATAGGATTTTTAACGAAACGATTTCTATTAGTGCAAGCACAGAGTCAGTTGCCATAGTGGACCAGGTTAAAGGTACGGTGAGGGATGAATTTAATCAACCTCTGCCTGGGGCTACTGTTTCTGTAAAAGGCACATCTGTAGCCACTGTAACCAATGCACAAGGGGAATTTACTTTAAATGCTCCACCGAATGCAACCTTGGTTGTGCGTTTTTTAGGTTATAAAGACAAAGAAGTTACAATTGGTAACCAAAAAAGCTTTACGATTAAACTGGATCTTGACGCTAAAACTTTAAATGCAGTTAGTGTAGTAGCAACTGGTTATCAAAATATTGACAGAAAGTTGTTTACTGGAGCAGCAACTAAAATTAATGCTAAGGATGTAGAACGTGCGGGTGTTCCGGATATAAGCCGTATGTTGGAAGGTCAGGTTGCTGGTGTTTCGATTCAGAACGTATCCGGTACTTTCGGTGCAGCTCCAAAAATCAGAGTTAGGGGAGCGACTTCTATATCAGGTGATAATAAACCTTTATGGGTAGTTGACGGGATAATCCTGGAAGACATTGTGAATATTTCTAATGAAGCATTGTCTACCGGTGACCCGAATACGTTGATTGGCTCATCAGTGGCTGGTTTAAACCCCGATGATATTGAGGGTTTCAGTATTCTAAAAGATGCAGCCGCAACCGCTATGTATGGTGCACGGGCAATGAATGGGGTTATTGTTGTTACAACAAAAAAAGGGAAGCAAACAGAGGGAGCTCCTCAGATTAATTATTCTTCTACTTTTACTTCTTATTTAAAGCCTTCCTATGAACATTTTGATATGATGAATTCTGCTGAGCAGATGGCTGTTTTGTTGGAGATGGAAAGGAAAGGTGGGTTTTCTCACGGTTCCTCAAAGAGTTCAGCTAATGGTGGAATATTCGTTAAGATGTATGATCAGATGTATAATTATGACCCTACATCAGATTCGTATGGATTAAGAAATGATCAGGCATCCCGAAACCAATATTTGGAGCGTTACGCAGATGCAAATACGAATTGGTTTGATATTTTATTTAAGAATTCGTTGCTTCAGGAGCATTCATTAAGTTACAGTTCTGGGAGTTCAAAATCACAGACCTATGCTTCTACCAGTTTTACAAGTGATGGGGGACAAACTATTGGGGACAAAGTCAAAAGGTTTACTGCCAATCTTAGAACCAACTTCAAATTAAGTGAAAGTTTCAGTGGTGAATTACTATTCAATGGTTCGATAAGGGATCAAAGAACGCCAGGGACCCTTGGCAGAACTAGCAATTCGGCATTAGGCTCGTCTTCAAGAAATTTTGATATTAACCCATATAACTATGCGTTAAATACCAGCCGCCTGATGACCCCTTATGATAAGGATGGTAATTTAGAATATTTCAGAAGGAATTTTGCGCCCTTTAATATTCTAAATGAATTGGAGAACAACTATATAACATTAGGGCTGAATGAATTGAAAGTACAGGCTGGATTTAAGTATAAAATTATTCCAAAACTTACCTATTCAGCTGATGGATCCTATCGCTATGCTTCAACCAACAGAAAGCATTATGTAATGGAAAATTCAAATATGGTGGGTGCATATCAAGCGTATGGCAATGATCCAGCAATTATATATCAAAATCCTTTCTTGTTTGCAGACCCAAGTCAACCATGGGCAGTGCCTTCTGTCGTTTTGCCAGATGGAGGATTTTATAATACCAATACCGATAATCTGGTCAGTTTATATGCCCGCCAGAATTTAGAGTATGATGCCACATTTAATGAAAAGCATCGTTTGAATGTATTCGGATCTATGGAAGTTCGCTCAACGGATAGACAGTCTGATAATTTTAGTGGAGTTGGCTATCAGTATTCGAATTCAGGTTTAGTGCATCCAGATTATAAATATTTTCAGAATGCGCAATATCAAAATTCGCCTTATTATGGCATGGGCTATACCAAAGATCGCTTTGCGGCAATGATGCTCCGAGCTGCTTATGCTTATGCAGATAAATATAGTTTCAATTTTACGACTAGAGTTGACAGGTCTAATATGCTGGGTAAAACTAAAGCTAAGGGTAAAAGTCTTGGCTGGCTACCTACCTGGAATGTTTCTGGTTCCTGGAATATTGATCAGGAAAAATTCTTTAATCAGAATGGATGGTTTTTGAGTGGTGCCAGGGTTCGTGGTACTTATGGTCTGGTGGCGAATTTAGGTAATGCCAGAAACAAGAGTGTACTATTGACTAATGGCATGACTTCTCGAATTATCGAAACTGACAAGGAACAATATGTACAAATTGCGAGCCTTGAAAACGCTGATCTTACCTGGGAGAAACTTCATGAACTCAATATTGGATCCGACTTGTCATTTTTCAACAATAAAGTTGATGTTACATTGGACTGGTATAAAAGAAATATTTTTGATTTGTTAGGCCCGATCATCACCTCAGGGATCGGAGGACAGGTTCAGAAAATTGCCAATTATGCCTCCATGTCTGCAAGAGGATTCGAAGCGACTATCGCAGGATATCCGATTCGTAATGAGAATTTCAAATGGAGAACATCTTTCAATTTTGCACATAACGAAAATAAAATTACTGATTTAAAAATAAGTCCTAACTGGTTGAATCTGGTCAGAGCAGAGGGAGGACCATTAGTGGGACATCCTCAGCGTGGATTGTATTCGGTGCAATTTGATGGATTGAGCCCTAATTACGGCTATCCTACATTTATTTCCGAGACAGGTGCGAGGAATACTACTAAAGTTGATTTTGAAAGTACTAATGTTGATTATCTCAAATATCATGGTCCGGTTGATCCCACCTGGACTGGAGGTTTCTATAATCAAGTTGGGTATAAAAATTTTACACTTTCTTTTTTGTTTAATTTCAGTATGGGCAACTATGTCCGTATGGCTCCTGTCTTTACCGCTACACTAAGTGATGACGTTGGTATGTCAAGAGAATGGCTGAACCGATGGATGGTGCCCGGAGACGAAAAACAAACCAATATTCCTACAATAATGGATCCTTTGGTCGGACTGACGAGTAATCCGGAATATGCCTATTCTGCCTATAACAATTCAGATGCACGAGTAGCCAAAGGCGATTTTGTAAGGTTGAAGAATATTTCTTTGTCTTACAGAGTGCCTAAAAGACTGTCCGACCGATTAAGAATGAGAAACCTTGAGTTTACCGTATTGGCTAATAATATAGCCTTGTTGTATTCAGATAAGAAATTGCATGGGGCAGATCCGGAATTTTTTGGAAGTGGCGGTGTGGCATTGCCTGTACCTAAACAATTTACATTCTCATTAAAAACTGGTTTTTAA
- a CDS encoding DUF4302 domain-containing protein: protein MRNLYKFLFVILILTTSCKRELDLTFGTTPDERMNALQKEYKQELVSAEYGWKVLNETYSKGNYGYYMDFDVNGKDRVRMVSDINTNSSTQLQESAYRVKIVNAPMLSFETYNYLHLLNDPNPGVMGGTAGRGLQADIEFDFKRSNGDTVFLKGRKNGTQMILVKATKEEQELYLNGGYLAAINKVKQIFANNMVSTFELNDVTYQIVPVVSNKRIQVIGKVNNKIQITDQAFSFAIDGLEIPRGLKVGNKLINKLLMLGDKFYAITQSGEKIAVNGTSTPPIPINEMMGVGYKGLIINYPNINLGTSTAGAALIQRFWTHGTVVTNPPYFNIFMKIDWDTYNKKIKLTGNITNMYSDYPSIITYDYTFDPATGYYKLSNRSLYDQYNVRAWRYLDQMENFFLNSQFKLDYHVEGGNIYGKITGVERPDVAMTFVLY, encoded by the coding sequence ATGAGAAATTTATATAAATTCTTGTTCGTTATCCTCATTTTAACAACAAGCTGTAAAAGGGAACTCGATCTAACTTTTGGTACGACTCCTGATGAACGCATGAACGCGCTACAAAAAGAATACAAGCAGGAACTTGTAAGTGCTGAATATGGCTGGAAAGTTTTAAATGAAACCTATTCAAAAGGGAATTATGGATACTATATGGATTTTGACGTTAATGGAAAAGACAGAGTTCGTATGGTTTCAGACATTAATACCAATAGTAGCACTCAACTACAAGAATCGGCATATAGGGTTAAAATTGTAAATGCCCCAATGCTTTCGTTCGAGACCTACAATTACCTTCATTTGCTAAATGACCCTAATCCAGGAGTAATGGGCGGGACTGCAGGAAGAGGCTTACAAGCAGATATAGAATTTGATTTTAAGCGGTCTAACGGTGATACTGTCTTTTTAAAGGGTAGAAAAAACGGTACACAAATGATATTGGTTAAAGCCACTAAGGAAGAACAAGAGCTTTATTTAAATGGCGGTTATTTAGCTGCTATTAATAAAGTAAAGCAAATTTTTGCCAATAATATGGTTTCTACGTTCGAATTAAATGATGTTACCTATCAGATTGTGCCTGTTGTATCGAATAAGCGGATTCAAGTAATCGGGAAGGTCAATAATAAAATCCAGATAACCGATCAGGCTTTTTCTTTTGCGATCGATGGCCTTGAAATCCCCAGAGGATTAAAGGTAGGAAACAAATTGATTAATAAACTGCTGATGTTGGGTGACAAGTTTTATGCCATAACACAAAGTGGAGAAAAGATAGCTGTCAACGGTACATCGACCCCACCAATACCTATAAATGAAATGATGGGTGTGGGTTATAAGGGTCTCATAATCAATTACCCTAATATTAATCTAGGGACCTCCACTGCAGGCGCTGCTTTAATTCAAAGATTCTGGACTCATGGGACGGTTGTTACTAATCCACCTTATTTCAATATTTTTATGAAGATAGATTGGGATACTTACAACAAAAAAATAAAACTTACAGGGAATATAACTAATATGTATAGTGATTATCCGTCAATAATTACATATGACTATACCTTTGATCCAGCTACGGGGTACTATAAATTGAGCAATAGATCATTATATGATCAGTATAATGTTCGTGCTTGGAGGTATTTGGATCAGATGGAGAATTTCTTTTTAAATAGTCAGTTTAAATTGGATTATCATGTTGAAGGCGGAAATATTTATGGGAAAATTACAGGTGTAGAACGCCCTGATGTTGCCATGACCTTTGTATTGTATTAA
- a CDS encoding substrate import-associated zinc metallohydrolase lipoprotein: protein MKRFHIIFSLLVILAVAGCKKDEIVDFKFNKDLDYTPTDFDKWLTENFLDPANIEVVYRYDRYKDDVYMNLTPPTEAKAKEQMIQVLDLYLMPYQNAAGKIFISKYAPKQWVLSGSWHYDPNDGSRILGISTGGRNITLYEVNTINSTDIDGLKARLKTIHHEFSHTLTQVQLFPEEFQNISLTDYVSDWRSTFYHPDKENDSLGFISRYSRSSFIEDFAETAGFLISHGQLWYDNKAKNCPKNGYDKLKRKEAAVVNFWRDKFGVDFRKLQREVAYSLYNNYNDKSSQSLEYWLLNQGLFVKDLSLNTAAYSSDIRTRVEAFKAAVLAYSTVSKYTVQDLVFMFNPTGNSLIVRVPYKSGTAPVSNADYNFTYSLDPVTHKITFTKAAQGTGATYTNANMFMTSFMANISNYLTSSTFIMDWSIGKGLTRRDEGYFTSGGIYRDGELNSYINFPLVKITK, encoded by the coding sequence ATGAAAAGATTTCACATCATATTTTCACTGCTGGTTATTCTTGCAGTAGCAGGATGTAAAAAGGATGAAATAGTTGATTTTAAATTTAATAAAGACCTTGATTATACACCAACAGATTTCGATAAATGGCTTACAGAGAATTTTTTAGATCCTGCCAATATAGAAGTTGTATATCGTTATGACAGATATAAAGACGATGTATATATGAATCTTACGCCTCCAACAGAAGCCAAGGCAAAGGAACAGATGATTCAGGTTTTGGATTTGTACTTAATGCCATACCAAAACGCTGCTGGTAAAATATTTATTAGTAAATATGCGCCTAAGCAGTGGGTTTTATCCGGATCATGGCATTACGATCCAAATGATGGTTCGAGAATTCTGGGTATATCAACCGGAGGCAGAAATATCACCTTATACGAGGTAAATACTATAAATAGTACTGATATTGATGGGCTTAAGGCGAGACTGAAGACTATCCACCACGAATTTAGCCATACCTTGACTCAAGTTCAGTTGTTTCCTGAAGAATTTCAAAATATTTCCTTAACAGATTATGTGTCAGATTGGCGGAGTACTTTTTACCATCCCGATAAGGAAAACGATTCATTAGGCTTTATTTCTAGATATTCCAGATCGAGTTTTATTGAAGATTTTGCCGAAACTGCAGGTTTTTTGATAAGTCATGGCCAGCTATGGTATGATAATAAAGCAAAAAATTGTCCTAAAAATGGCTATGACAAATTGAAGAGAAAAGAAGCCGCTGTAGTTAACTTTTGGAGAGATAAGTTTGGGGTTGATTTTAGAAAATTACAACGGGAAGTAGCCTATAGCCTTTATAATAATTATAATGATAAAAGTTCGCAAAGTTTAGAATACTGGTTGTTAAACCAAGGTCTGTTTGTTAAAGACCTGAGTTTGAACACGGCTGCTTATTCTTCGGATATTAGAACACGTGTTGAGGCCTTTAAAGCTGCTGTGCTTGCTTATAGTACAGTTAGTAAATATACTGTTCAAGACCTGGTTTTTATGTTTAACCCAACTGGCAATTCTTTAATAGTCAGAGTTCCTTATAAATCAGGTACAGCTCCGGTTAGTAATGCCGACTACAACTTTACCTATAGTTTAGATCCTGTTACACATAAGATCACTTTTACAAAAGCTGCGCAAGGTACGGGAGCTACTTATACTAACGCCAATATGTTTATGACTTCTTTTATGGCTAATATCTCTAATTATCTAACCAGTTCCACATTTATAATGGATTGGTCTATAGGTAAGGGGCTTACGCGTCGCGATGAAGGATATTTTACTTCTGGTGGTATTTATAGAGATGGTGAGCTTAATAGCTATATAAACTTTCCATTAGTGAAAATAACAAAATAG